A DNA window from Phragmites australis chromosome 11, lpPhrAust1.1, whole genome shotgun sequence contains the following coding sequences:
- the LOC133885687 gene encoding solute carrier family 40 member 3, chloroplastic-like isoform X2 — translation MAASMSKLLTPPRSHAASTSRRCLPPRALVPSFSRSPPGRRLEPPPQSLWPSRRFAASCASADHAGATGLAGAAAEERDGLPFVRLSSDILRTELGLLKDDAHTAASSLLTTPPVLRKGGGDEDRLLGETPAYPAAMNALYAACLAGNVTEQLWNFTWPAAMATLHPSLLPVAVLGFFTKLVVFAAGPLIGDLMSSLPRIPAYRSLTVIQSAAHLLSAAMITYAFALPRASTAPALLLQPWFAVLVASTAVDRLSCVSLGVIAERDLVVQLAGAGRPIALAQANATLSRVDLLCETAGASILAVLLSRNDPLTCIRLSCAISLCALPLLFFLGGAMNHLADRIFDHSTSCPVELSEHGSPCCDTAFRIGRKVEESLATIRRGWSEYIRQPVLPASLAYVLVCFNVALAPGALMTTFLIHHGVSASVLGAFGGSSALVGILATFMTPNLVKELSILKAGAAGLIAQSVLLGAAVLVYLSGPISRRGGALFAFLALIVASRLGHMAYSVIGLQVVQTGNPIGKAKLIGATEIAVASLAELAMMAVAVVARDAAHFGFLATLSAASVAAAACLFCAWLANPSDELRRLFPC, via the exons ATGGCGGCGTCCATGTCCAAGCTGCTCACCCCACCGCGCTCGCACGCCGCCTCCACCTCGCGGCGCTGCCTCCCTCCCCGCGCGTTAGTGCCATCCTTTAGTCGGAGCCCGCCAGGCCGTCGACTCGAGCCGCCGCCGCAAAG TTTGTGGCCAAGCAGGCGCTTCGCCGCGAGCTGCGCCTCCGCGGACCACGCCGGAGCGACCGGCCTGGCCGGCGCCGCGGCTGAGGAGCGCGACGGCCTGCCGTTTGTCCGGCTGTCTTCAGACATCCTACGCACAGAGCTGGGATTGCTCAAGGACGACGCACACACCGCCGCTTCGTCTCTTCTCACAACACCGCCG GTTCTGCGAAAGGGAGGCGGCGACGAGGATCGGCTCTTGGGAGAGACCCCTGCGTACCCAGCTGCCATGAACG CTCTGTACGCGGCCTGCCTCGCCGGGAACGTGACCGAGCAGCTGTGGAACTTCACCTGGCCCGCCGCCATGGCCACGCTCCACCCGAGCCTCCTTCCCGTTGCAGTCCTTGGATTCTTCACAAAG CTGGTTGTATTCGCGGCAGGCCCTCTGATCGGTGATCTCATGAGCTCGCTCCCTCGGATCCCGGCATACCGATCTCTCACTGTAATTCAG AGCGCAGCGCATTTGTTGTCGGCCGCGATGATCACGTACGCGTTCGCGCTTCCTCGAGCTTCCACGGCTCCGGCGCTGTTGCTGCAGCCGTGGTTCGCCGTGCTGGTGGCGTCCACGGCCGTCGACCGGCTCTCCTGCGTCTCGCTCGGTGTCATCGCCGAGCGAGACCTCGTCGTGCAG CTAGCAGGGGCGGGCAGGCCGATCGCGCTCGCACAAGCGAACGCGACGCTCAGCAGAGTCGATCTCCTCTGCGAG ACGGCAGGGGCGTCCATCTTGGCTGTCCTGCTCTCCAGGAACGACCCGCTGACCTGCATCAGGCTCTCCTGCGCCATTTCGCTGTGCGCGCTGCCCCTTCTG TTTTTCCTTGGTGGTGCGATGAATCATCTCGCTGACCGCATCTTCGATCACTCTACCTCGTGTCCAGTTGAGCTCTCTGAACATGGGAGCCCGTGTTGTGATACTGCGTTCCGCATTGGTAGGAAAG TTGAAGAGTCCTTGGCTACCATCAGGCGCGGCTGGAGCGAGTACATCCGGCAGCCGGTCCTCCCGGCGAGCCTCGCCTACGTGCTCGTCTGCTTCAACGTCGCGCTCGCCCCCGGCGCTCTCATGACCACGTTCCTGATCCACCATG GCGTGAGCGCGTCGGTGCTCGGTGCGTTCGGTGGGTCGTCGGCGCTGGTGGGGATCCTCGCAACGTTCATGACTCCAAACCTTGTCAAGGAGCTAAGCATTCTGAAG GCCGGAGCAGCGGGATTGATCGCGCAGAGCGTCCTCCTCGGCGCGGCGGTCTTGGTCTACCTCTCCGGCCCCATCTCACGGCGAGGAGGCGCCCTCTTCGCCTTCCTTGCATTGATC GTGGCGTCGAGGCTGGGGCACATGGCGTACAGCGTCATCGGGCTGCAGGTGGTGCAGACGGGGAACCCGATTGGCAAGGCGAAGCTGATCGGCGCGACGGAGATCGCCGTGGCCAGCCTCGCCGAGCTCGCCATGATGGCCGTGGCCGTGGTCGCCAGGGACGCCGCGCACTTCGGCTTCCTGGCCACGCTCTCCGCGGCGTCCGTGGCCGCGGCCGCTTGCCTGTTCTGCGCATGGCTGGCGAACCCCTCGGACGAGCTCCGGAGGCTCTTCCCATGCTGA
- the LOC133885687 gene encoding solute carrier family 40 member 3, chloroplastic-like isoform X1 translates to MAASMSKLLTPPRSHAASTSRRCLPPRALVPSFSRSPPGRRLEPPPQRYQELLPCACSLWPSRRFAASCASADHAGATGLAGAAAEERDGLPFVRLSSDILRTELGLLKDDAHTAASSLLTTPPVLRKGGGDEDRLLGETPAYPAAMNALYAACLAGNVTEQLWNFTWPAAMATLHPSLLPVAVLGFFTKLVVFAAGPLIGDLMSSLPRIPAYRSLTVIQSAAHLLSAAMITYAFALPRASTAPALLLQPWFAVLVASTAVDRLSCVSLGVIAERDLVVQLAGAGRPIALAQANATLSRVDLLCETAGASILAVLLSRNDPLTCIRLSCAISLCALPLLFFLGGAMNHLADRIFDHSTSCPVELSEHGSPCCDTAFRIGRKVEESLATIRRGWSEYIRQPVLPASLAYVLVCFNVALAPGALMTTFLIHHGVSASVLGAFGGSSALVGILATFMTPNLVKELSILKAGAAGLIAQSVLLGAAVLVYLSGPISRRGGALFAFLALIVASRLGHMAYSVIGLQVVQTGNPIGKAKLIGATEIAVASLAELAMMAVAVVARDAAHFGFLATLSAASVAAAACLFCAWLANPSDELRRLFPC, encoded by the exons ATGGCGGCGTCCATGTCCAAGCTGCTCACCCCACCGCGCTCGCACGCCGCCTCCACCTCGCGGCGCTGCCTCCCTCCCCGCGCGTTAGTGCCATCCTTTAGTCGGAGCCCGCCAGGCCGTCGACTCGAGCCGCCGCCGCAAAGGTACCAAGAGCTGCTGCCCTGCGCATGCAGTTTGTGGCCAAGCAGGCGCTTCGCCGCGAGCTGCGCCTCCGCGGACCACGCCGGAGCGACCGGCCTGGCCGGCGCCGCGGCTGAGGAGCGCGACGGCCTGCCGTTTGTCCGGCTGTCTTCAGACATCCTACGCACAGAGCTGGGATTGCTCAAGGACGACGCACACACCGCCGCTTCGTCTCTTCTCACAACACCGCCG GTTCTGCGAAAGGGAGGCGGCGACGAGGATCGGCTCTTGGGAGAGACCCCTGCGTACCCAGCTGCCATGAACG CTCTGTACGCGGCCTGCCTCGCCGGGAACGTGACCGAGCAGCTGTGGAACTTCACCTGGCCCGCCGCCATGGCCACGCTCCACCCGAGCCTCCTTCCCGTTGCAGTCCTTGGATTCTTCACAAAG CTGGTTGTATTCGCGGCAGGCCCTCTGATCGGTGATCTCATGAGCTCGCTCCCTCGGATCCCGGCATACCGATCTCTCACTGTAATTCAG AGCGCAGCGCATTTGTTGTCGGCCGCGATGATCACGTACGCGTTCGCGCTTCCTCGAGCTTCCACGGCTCCGGCGCTGTTGCTGCAGCCGTGGTTCGCCGTGCTGGTGGCGTCCACGGCCGTCGACCGGCTCTCCTGCGTCTCGCTCGGTGTCATCGCCGAGCGAGACCTCGTCGTGCAG CTAGCAGGGGCGGGCAGGCCGATCGCGCTCGCACAAGCGAACGCGACGCTCAGCAGAGTCGATCTCCTCTGCGAG ACGGCAGGGGCGTCCATCTTGGCTGTCCTGCTCTCCAGGAACGACCCGCTGACCTGCATCAGGCTCTCCTGCGCCATTTCGCTGTGCGCGCTGCCCCTTCTG TTTTTCCTTGGTGGTGCGATGAATCATCTCGCTGACCGCATCTTCGATCACTCTACCTCGTGTCCAGTTGAGCTCTCTGAACATGGGAGCCCGTGTTGTGATACTGCGTTCCGCATTGGTAGGAAAG TTGAAGAGTCCTTGGCTACCATCAGGCGCGGCTGGAGCGAGTACATCCGGCAGCCGGTCCTCCCGGCGAGCCTCGCCTACGTGCTCGTCTGCTTCAACGTCGCGCTCGCCCCCGGCGCTCTCATGACCACGTTCCTGATCCACCATG GCGTGAGCGCGTCGGTGCTCGGTGCGTTCGGTGGGTCGTCGGCGCTGGTGGGGATCCTCGCAACGTTCATGACTCCAAACCTTGTCAAGGAGCTAAGCATTCTGAAG GCCGGAGCAGCGGGATTGATCGCGCAGAGCGTCCTCCTCGGCGCGGCGGTCTTGGTCTACCTCTCCGGCCCCATCTCACGGCGAGGAGGCGCCCTCTTCGCCTTCCTTGCATTGATC GTGGCGTCGAGGCTGGGGCACATGGCGTACAGCGTCATCGGGCTGCAGGTGGTGCAGACGGGGAACCCGATTGGCAAGGCGAAGCTGATCGGCGCGACGGAGATCGCCGTGGCCAGCCTCGCCGAGCTCGCCATGATGGCCGTGGCCGTGGTCGCCAGGGACGCCGCGCACTTCGGCTTCCTGGCCACGCTCTCCGCGGCGTCCGTGGCCGCGGCCGCTTGCCTGTTCTGCGCATGGCTGGCGAACCCCTCGGACGAGCTCCGGAGGCTCTTCCCATGCTGA
- the LOC133884876 gene encoding uncharacterized protein LOC133884876 isoform X2, translated as METKGVNDQDALIDLENGNCIVVSEHCNGVDVSFTVGQARTSPNGPWNGCVGGNGCLKDDRNQHMDCSPPASDAVAKNGDDRKSEGEEKLGLLDNSGGEKAKKKRLKKPPRPPRPPTPTPLDVSDQKLLNELSELAVLKRARIERMKALKKMKNAKQGSSSSNLFPLIITIIFCIVILWQGFFSRQGSAVSFHGSPESSIRARSSFISIRFYKNHSNVRPPSSTTTSAPNNAETASGLAIHNNARRVAR; from the exons ATGGAGACTAAGGGTGTGAATGATCAGGATGCTTTGATTGACCTTGAGAATGGAAATTGCATTGTAGTAAGTGAGCATTGCAATGGAGTGGATGTTAGTTTTACAGTTGGGCAAGCAAGAACATCACCTAATGGTCCGTGGAATGGTTGTGTGGGTGGCAATGGATGTCTGAAGGATGACAGGAATCAGCACATGGATTGCTCCCCTCCTGCTTCAGATGCTGTTGCTAAAAATGGAGATGACAGGAAGTCTGAAGGGGAGGAGAAGCTGGGCCTTTTGGATAATTCAGGAGGAGAGAAGGCGAAGAAGAAGCGGTTGAAAAAACCGCCACGACCACCAAGGCCGCCAACACCTACACCATTGGATGTTTCTGACCAGAAGCTCCTCAATGAGCTGAGTGAGCTTGCAGTGTTGAAACGCGCAAGGATTGAGCGAATGAAGGctttgaagaagatgaagaatgcCAAACAAGGGTCCTCAAGTAGCAATTTGTTCCCGCTGATCATTACCATTATCTTCTGCATCGTCATACTCTGGCAAG GTTTTTTCTCGAGACAAGGGTCAGCCGTAAGCTTCCATGGATCGCCTGAATCGTCGATTAGAGCACGTAGCAGTTTCATCTCCATTAGGTTCTACAAGAACCATTCCAATGTGAGACCACCCAGTTCGACCACCACCAGCGCTCCCAA TAACGCAGAAACGGCTTCGGGGCTGGCGATCCATAACAATGCGAGAAGGGTGGCTCGATGA
- the LOC133884876 gene encoding uncharacterized protein LOC133884876 isoform X1, which produces METKGVNDQDALIDLENGNCIVVSEHCNGVDVSFTVGQARTSPNGPWNGCVGGNGCLKDDRNQHMDCSPPASDAVAKNGDDRKSEGEEKLGLLDNSGGEKAKKKRLKKPPRPPRPPTPTPLDVSDQKLLNELSELAVLKRARIERMKALKKMKNAKQGSSSSNLFPLIITIIFCIVILWQVPHLDSAGFFSRQGSAVSFHGSPESSIRARSSFISIRFYKNHSNVRPPSSTTTSAPNNAETASGLAIHNNARRVAR; this is translated from the exons ATGGAGACTAAGGGTGTGAATGATCAGGATGCTTTGATTGACCTTGAGAATGGAAATTGCATTGTAGTAAGTGAGCATTGCAATGGAGTGGATGTTAGTTTTACAGTTGGGCAAGCAAGAACATCACCTAATGGTCCGTGGAATGGTTGTGTGGGTGGCAATGGATGTCTGAAGGATGACAGGAATCAGCACATGGATTGCTCCCCTCCTGCTTCAGATGCTGTTGCTAAAAATGGAGATGACAGGAAGTCTGAAGGGGAGGAGAAGCTGGGCCTTTTGGATAATTCAGGAGGAGAGAAGGCGAAGAAGAAGCGGTTGAAAAAACCGCCACGACCACCAAGGCCGCCAACACCTACACCATTGGATGTTTCTGACCAGAAGCTCCTCAATGAGCTGAGTGAGCTTGCAGTGTTGAAACGCGCAAGGATTGAGCGAATGAAGGctttgaagaagatgaagaatgcCAAACAAGGGTCCTCAAGTAGCAATTTGTTCCCGCTGATCATTACCATTATCTTCTGCATCGTCATACTCTGGCAAG TTCCTCATTTGGATTCTGCAGGTTTTTTCTCGAGACAAGGGTCAGCCGTAAGCTTCCATGGATCGCCTGAATCGTCGATTAGAGCACGTAGCAGTTTCATCTCCATTAGGTTCTACAAGAACCATTCCAATGTGAGACCACCCAGTTCGACCACCACCAGCGCTCCCAA TAACGCAGAAACGGCTTCGGGGCTGGCGATCCATAACAATGCGAGAAGGGTGGCTCGATGA
- the LOC133884798 gene encoding pentatricopeptide repeat-containing protein At3g48810-like — protein sequence MCSNKCRLRFHLLLWRLRHFSTVPSSRLPQRHPGGTPRWPRPLPAPDYVDAARAHEATVKRLAAAGDVDGVQLALQEMRMRGVACPEGALVAAIGAFARAGSADRALKTFYRARDLGCIPTVRLYNHLLDALLRENMIGAVVPVYENMKKDGVEPNVFTYNLLVKALCQNDRVTAARKMLIEMARKGCPPDEVSQATIVSALCKLGRVDKAREVLAAAPPVCASYNAVVLALCGELRMRDVFLVVDEMVQRGLQPNVITYTTILDAFCKARDLRMACGILARMVVSGCTPNVPTFTAMVKGMFEDGRVHDALGMWKWMVAEGWAPSIVPYNVLLFGLCSIGDLKGALSVLNSMRQHGCFPNVRTYSTLIDGFSKAGDLDGAMSMWNDMTTASCRPNVVVYTNMVDVFCKKLMFDQAEYLINKMVLENCPPNTVTFNTLIRSLCDCGRVGRALGVFHEMRRHGCLPNERTYNELLHGLFMDGNREYALQMVIEMLNHCIELSLVTYNTMVSGLCQMKMTREAILFLGRMLVQGIQPDAFTFNAIIHAYCKEGNVRMAAWMFGGMNLVNCPHNIVAYTILMTELCNQHRLEDAMVYLLKMLYEGICPNTATWNVLVRGAFRNLGCIGPIDLFQHITADLSSRA from the coding sequence ATGTGCTCGAACAAATGCCGCCTCCgcttccacctcctcctctggcGGCTCCGCCATTTCTCCACCGTGCCGTCCTCCAGGCTCCCGCAGAGGCACCCTGGGGGTACGCCGCGGTGGCCGAGACCCCTTCCGGCGCCGGACTACGTGGACGCGGCGAGAGCCCATGAGGCGACCGTCAAGCGGCTAGCCGCGGCGGGCGACGTGGACGGCGTCCAGCTCGCGCTGCAGGAGATGCGGATGCGCGGGGTGGCGTGCCCGGAGGGCGCCCTCGTCGCTGCCATCGGCGCCTTCGCCCGCGCCGGCTCCGCGGACCGCGCGCTCAAGACGTTCTACCGCGCGCGCGACCTCGGCTGCATTCCCACCGTGCGGCTCTACAACCACCTCCTCGACGCGCTGCTCCGGGAGAACATGATCGGGGCCGTCGTTCCGGTCTATGAGAACATGAAGAAGGACGGGGTCGAGCCCAACGTGTTCACCTACAACCTGCTGGTCAAGGCGCTCTGTCAGAACGACCGGGTCACCGCCGCGCGCAAGATGCTCATCGAAATGGCAAGGAAGGGATGCCCCCCCGACGAGGTGAGCCAAGCGACCATCGTTTCTGCGCTGTGCAAGCTTGGCAGGGTGGACAAGGCCAGAGAGGTGCTGGCTGCAGCGCCGCCCGTGTGCGCCTCCTACAATGCTGTCGTTCTAGCTCTCTGCGGAGAGTTGAGGATGCGGGATGTGTTCTTGGTTGTCGACGAGATGGTGCAGAGGGGATTGCAGCCTAATGTGATCACGTACACAACTATACTCGATGCGTTCTGCAAGGCCAGAGACCTAAGGATGGCATGCGGCATTCTGGCTAGGATGGTAGTATCCGGATGCACACCAAATGTTCCAACATTCACTGCAATGGTGAAAGGGATGTTTGAGGATGGAAGGGTACATGACGCGCTTGGCATGTGGAAATGGATGGTGGCCGAAGGATGGGCACCGTCGATAGTCCCTTACAATGTTCTCCTCTTTGGCCTTTGCAGCATTGGTGATCTGAAGGGAGCATTGTCTGTTCTCAACAGCATGAGGCAACATGGCTGCTTTCCTAATGTTAGGACCTACTCCACTCTGATTGACGGTTTCTCCAAAGCCGGGGACCTAGATGGTGCCATGTCAATGTGGAATGACATGACAACTGCTAGTTGCAGGCCAAATGTTGTTGTTTACACGAACATGGTGGATGTGTTTTGCAAGAAGCTGATGTTTGATCAGGCGGAGTATCTCATTAATAAGATGGTATTGGAAAATTGTCCTCCCAACACAGTGACATTCAACACGTTGATCAGAAGCCTGTGTGACTGCGGAAGAGTTGGGAGAGCCCTGGGTGTGTTCCATGAGATGAGAAGGCATGGATGCCTGCCAAATGAAAGGACCTACAATGAGTTGCTCCACGGTCTTTTTATGGATGGAAACCGTGAATACGCTCTTCAAATGGTGATTGAGATGCTAAACCATTGCATTGAGTTGAGTTTAGTAACATACAACACTATGGTAAGTGGTCTATGTCAGATGAAAATGACCAGAGAAGCTATTCTGTTCCTTGGGAGGATGTTGGTTCAAGGAATTCAACCAGATGCATTCACTTTCAATGCGATAATTCATGCTTACTGCAAGGAAGGGAATGTCAGGATGGCTGCTTGGATGTTTGGTGGAATGAACTTAGTGAACTGCCCTCACAACATAGTTGCGTACACTATTCTAATGACAGAGCTTTGCAACCAGCATAGGCTGGAAGATGCCATGGTGTACCTACTAAAGATGTTATATGAAGGTATATGTCCAAATACAGCAACATGGAACGTGTTGGTCCGTGGAGCTTTTAGAAACCTTGGCTGCATTGGACCAATTGATTTGTTCCAGCATATTACTGCGGATTTATCATCACGGGCCTGA
- the LOC133884797 gene encoding long chain acyl-CoA synthetase 1-like has protein sequence MEANPKNIFSIKVEDGKPGKDGRPAVGPVFRNVLAKDGFPELEADMKTSWDVFRVAAGKYPNNRMLGWRPLKDGVPGPYLWKSYKEVYEEVLQVGSALQQLGVQPGYRVGIYGTNCPQWIVAMQACNGYSLICVPLYDTLGAGAVNYIIDHAEIDVVFIQDKKIKEILSPNCKSAKRLKALVAFTSATSEQINGADQIGMKMYSWHDFLKMGKDNPGQPCPPQANDTCTIMYTSGTSGEPKGVILSHESHALYVKGVDLFMDQFDDKMTTEDVFLSFLPLAHILDRMIEEYFFHKGASVGYYHGDLNALREDITELKPTLLVGVPRVYERIYEGILKAIAELRPLRRVIFNALYNRKLGSMKAGYSHKTASPFADMLAFRKVKARLGGRLRLLISGGAPLSTEIEEFLRVTTCAYFIQGYGLTETLGPSTVCYIDDMALVGTVGVAATYTEMRLEEVPEMGYDPLGVPSRGEICIRGKCMFTGYYKNPELTNEAIIDGWFHTGDIGEMTPDGILKVIDRKKNIFKLSQGEYVAVEYLEKLYGFPPLIEDICVYGDSFKSSLVAVVNPHEENTMKWAESNGYKGSFGEICKLEGLKENILKELTAVAQKNKLRGFEYIKGIVLDPIPFDIERDLVTATMKKRRNNMLKYYQSEIDKVYKKVEAQKNATKAK, from the exons ATGGAGGCGAATCCAAAGAACATCTTCTCGATAAAAGTGGAGGATGGGAAGCCCGGGAAGGACGGCCGACCGGCGGTAGGGCCGGTGTTCCGCAATGTACTAGCCAAGGATGGATTCCCAGAGCTTGAGGCTGACATGAAAACATCATGGGATGTGTTCAG AGTAGCAGCAGGCAAGTATCCAAACAACCGGATGCTTGGATGGCGTCCACTTAAAGATGGAGTG CCAGGGCCCTACTTATGGAAATCATACAAGGAGGTCTATGAGGAAGTGCTGCAAGTTGGATCTGCTTTGCAACAGCTGGGAGTGCAACCA GGTTACCGGGTTGGAATCTATGGAACAAACTGCCCTCAGTGGATAGTAGCAATGCAG GCTTGCAATGGCTACAGTCTGATCTGTGTCCCACTCTACGATACTTTAG GTGCAGGAGCTGTCAATTACATTATTGATCATGCTGAGATTGATGTTGTATTCATACAagacaagaaaataaaagag ATACTGTCCCCGAATTGCAAGTCTGCTAAGAGGCTAAAAG CATTGGTGGCATTCACTTCTGCAACAAGTGAACAAATCAATGGAGCAGATCAGATTGGGATGAAAATGTACTCCTGGCATGATTTCTTAAAAATG GGAAAAGATAACCCTGGTCAACCTTGCCCTCCGCAAGCAAATGATACATGCACTATCATGTATACAAGTGGAACAAGTGGAGAACCCAAAGGTGTTATACTGAGCCATGAAAGCCATGCCCTGTATGTAAAAGGGGTTGACCTCTTCATGGACCAGTTTGATGATAAG ATGACAACAGAAGATGTGTTTCTATCCTTTCTCCCACTAGCTCACATCCTTGACCGCATGATCGAAGAGTATTTCTTTCACAAAGGGGCCTCAGTTGGCTATTACCATGGA GATTTGAATGCCTTGAGGgaggatatcacagagctaaagcCAACTCTACTAGTTGGGGTGCCCCGAGTCTACGAAAGAATCTATGAAG GTATCTTAAAGGCCATCGCAGAACTCAGACCTCTAAGAAGGgtaatttttaatgctttgTACAATCG CAAACTGGGAAGCATGAAAGCAGGATACTCACACAAAACCGCTTCACCTTTTGCTGACATGCTGGCTTTTCGCAAG GTCAAGGCGAGGCTTGGAGGTCGTCTTCGCTTGTTAATCTCAGGAGGGGCTCCATTAAGTACTGAGATTGAAGAGTTCTTGAGAGTGACCACCTGTGCATACTTTATCCAAGGCTATG GTTTAACAGAAACACTGGGACCTAGCACAGTCTGTTACATTGATGACATGGCCCTGGTTGGAACCGTTGGTGTAGCTGCCACCTACACTGAAATGCGATTGGAAGAAGTACCTGAGATGGGCTATGATCCACTTGGCGTCCCTTCACGTGGTGAAATCTGCATCCGAGGGAAGTGTATGTTCACTGGGTACTACAAAAATCCTGAGCTGACAAACGAAGCCATAATTGATGGCTGGTTTCATACAG GTGACATTGGAGAGATGACCCCAGATGGAATCCTGAAGGTAATTGACCGAAAAAAGAACATATTCAAGTTGTCACAAGGAGAGTATGTTGCAGTTGAGTACCTGGAGAAATTGTATGGCTTCCCTCCACTTATTGAAGAT ATCTGTGTATATGGGGACAGTTTCAAATCAAGTTTAGTCGCTGTAGTCAATCCACATGAAGAGAACACCATGAAGTGGGCAGAGTCAAACGGCTACAAGGGTTCTTTTGGTGAAATTTGCAAACTTGAAGGCCTTAAAGAGAACATCCTGAAAGAACTGACAGCTGTTGCACAGAAGAACAAG TTACGAGGTTTCGAGTACATCAAAGGCATAGTGTTGGATCCTATACCTTTTGACATTGAAAGGGATTTGGTAACTGCGACaatgaagaagagaagaaacaaCATGCTGAAATATTACCAG TCTGAGATTGACAAAGTATACAAAAAAGTGGAGGCACAGAAGAATGCTACCAAGGCTAAGTAA